TGTTCTTCATCAGGAGGGGCTGAAGCCTACGTCGAAGGTGGCCTAGGTTGTACCTTCCTTCTGCTGGATTTCTGGTTACGTCTAGCCCCGACTTCTCATACAACTTGGAGATTTCGGTTATTAGCAAACGGCTGGTTTCTTTCCTTGAAAGAAGCTTGAGGCTTCTAACTATTGGGTTTGACTTTGTTTTCCTTGGAAATATATTGGTTTTTCACAAACTAGAGTTCAGTAGATCTAAATCGATTTCGTCTCGAGTTTTGATAAATGATAACTGGTTAATATATTTCTCTATTGTGATGTGGGTCACTGGTGTTTGatagtttttattttcttctacaAGAGTTGAATTCTCACTCAAAGCAAGGTATTTCTTCTTCTAACACAAAAATTATAATCGatatctagattttttttgtatTGTAGCAAATGAATCTTAATTGCTTTAGATCAGAAACTCTTCGTTTTCTGTGAAAAGGTATGTGCACAGTATAGTGTTTATTTTGGATCTGCTAGTTATCTTCTTGGCAAGACATCTTTTTTCTCAGTCACCAAATTTATAGAGTATTGCACCCGTAATTATTGTCTTCTGTTGAACTAATCCATTAAAATATAGTCCTTTTTCCTAGTTCCACCAGTCTTCAAGTTTGAGCAGCTTGATGAATTTGGTTTTGAATCAAGATTGTTCATGAATTAATTGTTTCCATCATTGACAAATTTCTTTTATAAGGTTAAGTAGGTTCTGTTTCAGGATATCTATACCTTTCTAGCGAGTCAAGGATCAAATGAAATGGAAATATCTGGAAATAGATGGTTCTCGGAACTTGTAAGCTCATTAACCATCAAACTGAAACATCATGATTAAGGTTTATAGATATCATGATCGTATTGGTTGATATTTATGTAATATTTTCTTTGAGAACATGATCTTAGTAATTTGCAAGCTTTATGGATGTAATCTATAGGGAGTGGATGACTCTAGACTCATTTACGAAGGCGACATGAGCTCATTCAATCAATTTGCTCCACAAGTAGCACCTGCACTTGCAGGAGGCTTCCAGCAATCCCTTTCTTCAGAGAGCTATACTTCTCACCCTTCCTTCCATCCGGTCGTGGGTGCCCCTCAGAAAGGCTTCATCGAGGGACCAAAAAAGATGCAAAAGATCAATAGCTGGAGCCCTCATAACACTGAGAAGAATGCAGCTTTCGGCCTCGATGCCCCTTCACCAGACTCTCTTTCATTTCACAATCCAAACTCACCGAATAAAACTGTATCTATGAGAGCTGCAGCATCACAAGAAGAGATGAGGGCTTTAGTTTCTCATGGTTCAGCACAGAATTATGAAACAATTACTCAACAAGTATCAAAGACGACAAAGATGGGACCAGTGCTATCTCAAGCTCAAGACCACATAATTGCCGAGAGGAAGCGGAGGGAGAAGCTCGGCCAGAGATTTATAGCACTTTCTGCAGTAATCCCTCGTCTTAAGAAGGTAGTTGGACTAAATTAAGTTTCTCAATTTATCCTCCTGATTAGGCCCTTCATCACTGTGAATGCATTCTGTCGTTATGTTAATGAATATCTTGTAGCATATTTTTGATGTTTTAGATATAATTTTTGATGGGTGTCTGAAACTTGCTGTTTGCACAGGATTAGCATGAATAAAAAACATTTAGTAATATttctcaggaaaaaaaaagaacaattgAACATTATGTTGAAAAGTCAGCAAGATGACAACATTGAAAGAAGGCACTTAATCTTCCCATAAAGTAAGGGGACATGATCTCCTAATCGCTCTTGGATCACCTTTTCTTCAAATAGGTTAGGCGTTGGCTTCTGCTGTTAATTAAAGACCCATAATAAGAATTTTAAGATCATAACTTGCTTCTTGCCCCTCTCAATCTCATTTAAACCAAACAAATTCTCAAGGAAGAAATAGAATTAGGGAAACAAGATAATACAAAAGATTCCCAGCAATATGTTGAATCCTCTAAGTATCCTTTCAGAACTTGAGATAGCAATTTGTGCAAAACCGTGTTAATTCACATGAAATTGTTTCTTTGAGGGAGAGAAGTGTGCATGGAATAACCGGTTGATAAACATATATTATTGTCTATAGAAATTAGAAACTCCTTACACCCATGATGAACTCTTTATGAGTCTTTGAATGCCC
The sequence above is drawn from the Phoenix dactylifera cultivar Barhee BC4 unplaced genomic scaffold, palm_55x_up_171113_PBpolish2nd_filt_p 000007F, whole genome shotgun sequence genome and encodes:
- the LOC103705433 gene encoding transcription factor bHLH18-like, with protein sequence MEISGNRWFSELGVDDSRLIYEGDMSSFNQFAPQVAPALAGGFQQSLSSESYTSHPSFHPVVGAPQKGFIEGPKKMQKINSWSPHNTEKNAAFGLDAPSPDSLSFHNPNSPNKTVSMRAAASQEEMRALVSHGSAQNYETITQQVSKTTKMGPVLSQAQDHIIAERKRREKLGQRFIALSAVIPRLKKKDKASVLGDAVEYIKELKERVKTLEDQNATRTVESMVLVKKSKLSVDDDGSSSNEFSNGCSSEESLPEIEVMLSEKTALMKIHCENRRGVLGRLLSEIEKVHLTVTNANIMPFLSSSIFITVAAKVEGEFSITLEDLARKLNSALS